In Dreissena polymorpha isolate Duluth1 chromosome 11, UMN_Dpol_1.0, whole genome shotgun sequence, the genomic window TAAGTTATCTTAGCTAAACTTAAAGTAAACAGAACAAATCATCACAAATTAAGTGTTTCAGTCTGTTCTcataattattcaataaaaaatgtcaatTATTTATAATAGAACAATGTTAACATACTCCAGAACTTAAAGGGAGACTGTTTATTACCATTGACCACTAACCAATTTGATGAGTAATTTTTGTGAGAAACAGCatatatgtgttatgtttttcgACAATGAATATCTTACCTTTTCAACAATTTCCTTTTTCCTCTTCTGCCCATCAGCGGTCATTTTTTTAGCACCAACTTCTGCAATAATGGCTTTTATCCGCTCCTTTGCTGGTTGGCTAACTTTGCAGGCAACAAGGATGGCCTTCACTACTGGCCAGTAGTCTGCTTTGAACGCCTTGTCGATAAAGGCATAGTAAAATACCTGATAGGCACTCCACATCCGCAATGTGCTCACAGCCAAATCATAGGCTGAAAGCCAACGATGACTTAGGAAACGTTCTGGAGCTGTAAATTTTATGCCAAGAAGGTTGCAGACACAGTACTTGTGGTCTATGCATAATGCTGAGAACAAATCCTCAACCCAGGAATCAAATGGTGCGCAGAATTTTTTAGTCCCATTGTGAATATGGTGACAAACATCCCCATCAATATCCAGAAGGTTTGGAGCCTTTTCCTCCCTTATGCGACGCTCCAGTCCATTTTTGCTTCCTCGCATTACTGCACATGAGTCCATGAGGATTGACACCAAGTTAGTCCATGGTATTTGGTTAAGTTCAAAAAGATCGCACAGCGCTTCAAAGATTGTGCTGGTTTTGCAATTTTCAAGTTCTAATGCAGCCAGGTGCTCAACAACAACCCGACCTTCAGTCTTAGAAAAGTAACTTACAAGCACTGAGAGAActttcttgttgttgttgcttgTTGCCTCGTCAATGTTCAATGAGAATGGTTGCTCACGAATACTCTGCAATGTCTGAGTGTGAAAGGTTCTTTTCAGCCCATATGTCATCTTATAGGAGGCTGAAGTGCGATCCATGGATAACCCATCCAACACCTTCTTGTCTTTTGACAACTTCTGTGCCAAGTCAATAAGGACTGGAACCATTGTCATGGGCAAAGAGTGCTCAGCAACTACTCCCAGAATCAAAGCCTGCAATAGATAAGTGCATGATATCCCAAGtgcaattttaaatttatatatagtaaatatcAAGTGAATGAACAGAGGGGCTTGCATGTGTACATCATTTCATGAAAATATTCGAAATGTTTTATGGCATACAAATTATAAATTAGGAATTAATCATCTGCATGAATTTCATGTTAAGAAGTGCAATGTTCAtgttaattttgttgttgttatagtatAAACTTAAAAGTGCATAATCCAAATTTATAAGCACggatttctttaacaaaaataattaccAAGTTTCATATTTTAGACAAATGATAACCTGAGCTTGAGCTGTTCTGTCCTCAAAAGATGTTACTGGTTTCGTGGTTGATTCTGACGAAGTAGTGGTCTGGATTTTGCTAACAAACATGGGATGAATACCGTAATGTGCGTCGTTTTTATTCCCGACCCCTGTGAACGATGATGGCAATCTTTCGTTTGAGCTCAATGTCTTAACCTTAGAAATATGGTCAACACTGTTACAGTGTTCAACTAAGGACACTTTACCATGGGATCCGTAGTTCACGATTTTTTCACATGGAATGCACTTTGCCTTACCAGGACAGTCGATCTTCCTTATCCATTCAGAGAGTGGTATTGCTTTCTTATTTACATCCACTGTTGTTTCTAACCAttcccatttaaatttgtttttcactAATTTGTCAATCTCCAAGATTTTGTGAGAGTTGTTTGTTCTTTCGATGATCTGCATTTTCTGTTTTTCGCTTCACAAATGCGCCATTTGCAATACATGGCTCGGCAAAGAAATAccaacacattttaaaagaccgattttaattggaagattgggaagccaatgacatcgctcgtttcaaaaatgcttaggcagatgCTAAGTGTAATATGCGGATTTTTCGGGCCGCTAATGTAATACGCATGCAGAATGGGgtgtacccccccccccaccccccaattttttttttacgaaTTTACGCGAATCACAGAAATGACCCCCGGGACAagccgatccgcggaaatccgcggaaaaatcacacccctgtcaAATGATCGCACACTCAATCGAATTTGCCCGTACACCACCTCCATAACAAAAGTAATCGGatttacattgatctcaaaagAAAACCTGGATGGCTCAAATCGTGATTTACGGAATAAGATGAGAAATGGACACCcatgttaaacaagagcaccgccttgcgggtgcagaccgctcatcttcaatcacaaaggagggaggggtggagtgaagaggggtgtatagtgtgggtgtgtggtcatttattacattatcttccaaatatgccgaacaaaatgcaaaaaataatattgtatttcaaaaataaaataattaaaatatttttgttttttaaccgtttccaaaaaaaaatttggggggggggggtgggggggtaaagtgtgagggtgtggtggtattttgtgagatgatctttaaaaaaaaaaaaaaaaaaaattagggggggggggggcgtgggggatggtttgggtggagtctattgtggtatgtcaggtaagagttgttttgtcaaagtataaatcaaatctaatcataaatgaagaagttatgtcaaatttagcaaaatttaataatttgaccttagagtcaaggtcattcaaaggtcaaggcaaaattcaacttgccaggtacagtaacctcatgatagcatgaaagtatttgaagtttgaaagcaatagccttgatactttagaagtaaagtggatcgaaacacaaaatttaaccatatattcaaagttactaaaagtaaaaaaagggccataattccgtaaaaatgacaaccagagttatgcaacttgtccttttaatgtccccttatgatagtttgtgagtgttccaagtatgaaagcaatatctatgatactttaggggtaatgttgaccaaaacacaaaacttaaccaaattttcaattttctaagtataaagggcccataattccgtccaaatgccagtcagagttacataactttgcctgcacagtccccttttgatagttaataagtgttgcaagtatgaaagcaatagctttgatactgtaggaataaagtggacctaaacacaaaacttaaccaaattttcaatttataagtataaaaagggcacataattctgtcaaaatgccagtcagagttacataactttgcctgcaccgtccccttatgatagttagtaagtgttgcaagtatgaaagcaatagctttgatactaaaggaataaaatggacctaaacacaaaacttaaccaaaaatttcaattttctaagtataaaaagggcacataattctgtcaaaatgcaagccagagttatctaactttgcctgcccagtcccctcatgatagtaagtaagtgtaccaagtttgaatgcaatagcagtgatactttctgagaaaagtggacctaaacgcaaaacttaaccggactccgacgccaaggtgatgacaatagctcataattttttttcaaaaaatagatgagctaataaaatgttgtatttaagaTGTACCATCTTTTCATTACTTGAAATTTTCATTCCTTTAATTACTAACATTAGGTAACATGACACTTTTACCTACAGTTGATTTTTCTGTCGAATGAGACAACAAATTTAAGCAGCATGTTGCCTTTTATTGCAACATGATAATCAACTATTAAGTTCAACATTCATCATCCtgaatgttgtcccagattagcctgtgcagtatgtacatataagggacaacactttccgtatTTATTGAATGTTACATTTAAAGGAAGTcacctttaaacgaaaatccaccCTTGCTGGAaagtacctgataagcctgtggaaagtacctgataagcctgtggaaagtacctgataagcctgcgctgagtgcaaggctaatctggggcgacaatttatgcacacgcattgagcccagttttcccagaa contains:
- the LOC127851822 gene encoding uncharacterized protein LOC127851822; this translates as MQIIERTNNSHKILEIDKLVKNKFKWEWLETTVDVNKKAIPLSEWIRKIDCPGKAKCIPCEKIVNYGSHGKVSLVEHCNSVDHISKVKTLSSNERLPSSFTGVGNKNDAHYGIHPMFVSKIQTTTSSESTTKPVTSFEDRTAQAQALILGVVAEHSLPMTMVPVLIDLAQKLSKDKKVLDGLSMDRTSASYKMTYGLKRTFHTQTLQSIREQPFSLNIDEATSNNNKKVLSVLVSYFSKTEGRVVVEHLAALELENCKTSTIFEALCDLFELNQIPWTNLVSILMDSCAVMRGSKNGLERRIREEKAPNLLDIDGDVCHHIHNGTKKFCAPFDSWVEDLFSALCIDHKYCVCNLLGIKFTAPERFLSHRWLSAYDLAVSTLRMWSAYQVFYYAFIDKAFKADYWPVVKAILVACKVSQPAKERIKAIIAEVGAKKMTADGQKRKKEIVEKVMFQERKTLLILNFYASVLPIMKRYVVLFQSKEPLVHRLNDEQVDVFREFLSCFVKQEHIVNKNGKQLKNMDLSEDTGLYLSADDMFVGSKAKQIMKGETKMDSVSENFKKLAITSYMATGVYLQQKLPLDNPVLRRLSALDPLAHGHSATLKALKQLPSLLPNRLNQEETDSYEDEVHRFQVDQQLPDPEQRLDEWWGNVFVAGKYPALSKVALLACTVFHGPMVESSFNTMGDIIGVKSASVTVETYASIQTVKYFLKARNTTALSYFDRVDVLYSPVNHILAVNMKTTSASYRASLKAKREETDENNRLLYRKTPKPLSKVQTLLNMRSQAQQEWQSHEDQQKKQAHKRLLKDLAFKKRIQ